In Ignavibacteria bacterium, one genomic interval encodes:
- a CDS encoding PLP-dependent transferase, producing the protein MAQQYKSLSTKLIHSGEPHPKIHGAVSMPIFQSSTFEYAGEKTYDDVRYIRLNNTPNHLVLHKKLAALENAESALVTASGMAAISTALLSVLQCGDHLLVQNCLYGGTHTFITRDFSSYGISFDFINEGDGNEWKKKLRSNTKAI; encoded by the coding sequence ATGGCTCAACAGTATAAATCTCTTTCAACAAAACTCATTCACAGCGGCGAACCGCATCCGAAAATACACGGCGCAGTTTCAATGCCGATATTTCAATCGTCAACGTTTGAATATGCTGGCGAAAAAACTTACGATGATGTGCGCTATATACGACTGAATAACACACCGAATCATCTTGTGTTGCACAAAAAATTAGCCGCGCTCGAAAATGCGGAATCCGCACTTGTTACTGCCAGCGGAATGGCGGCGATTTCTACTGCGTTGCTTTCTGTTTTGCAATGCGGCGACCATCTGCTTGTGCAAAATTGCTTGTACGGAGGGACGCATACTTTTATCACGCGCGATTTTTCTTCGTATGGAATATCGTTCGATTTCATCAACGAAGGCGATGGAAATGAATGGAAAAAGAAATTGCGTTCAAACACAAAAGCAATT
- a CDS encoding T9SS type A sorting domain-containing protein, with protein sequence MVVANRTRGTSQKNIATKKFYVVFLLLFISTVSTNYLYSQMWTPLGNGTNNSVNAIASYYNEVYVGGKFTLAGTVNANYIARWNGTIWQLVGSGLDAEVTTLITFNNELYAGGYFTRAGTTDVLHIAKWNGLEWLSVGEGLNDVVTSLIVFQNELYACGEFTMSGTSEVSRIARWDGTYWNSVGGGISGGIVSRANAMTVYDSCLIIGGDFTNAGDTPVNNIAKWNGTQWTSLANGVDNYVYALDLFENELVAGGRFTSAGGNLCFFVAKWNGTEWASLGTGVNNVVRSLCTYRGKLFVGGDFLSAGGTTVNYITQWNGTTWNIVGSGTNNIVTALYVSKDELYVGGNFTSAGGLTANNIAKLSSLRKFRTFHADSLLSEKAKKIKVKNGFAIGYPNISTVASNVFFHAGKKGATMLGIQQDSSHLAKLYAWMTFKTSSNLGKFYTERHTMEARPLDSLFKGKKKKEMYGAIKPKRSTHNNIAWEQGVIFNLNLLASKYGVLPTGFDSLIIDSATSIAGSTLKGISLAKVGKYYDSIMTYWKKFGVDNPAAYALLQTFVDSLLRPINEGFYAPLDTSAPDYNIDINEIVLQKNYYAVYLKGVKNAADVGIVREPFPKTAHEFLPASNENHAPQEIALSQNFPNPFNPQTTIRFTLSTTAFVSLKVYDILGREVAVLFNNEVMEEGEHDVDFDAEHLPSGMYLYRLFINNFSETKKFVLLK encoded by the coding sequence ATGGTAGTTGCTAATAGAACTAGGGGAACTTCGCAGAAGAATATTGCAACGAAAAAATTTTATGTTGTTTTTCTTTTGCTCTTTATTTCAACCGTTAGTACGAATTATCTGTATTCTCAAATGTGGACGCCTTTGGGAAACGGAACAAACAATTCCGTAAATGCAATCGCTTCGTATTACAACGAAGTTTATGTTGGTGGAAAATTCACGCTTGCGGGGACGGTAAACGCTAATTATATAGCACGATGGAATGGAACCATCTGGCAATTAGTCGGTTCCGGCTTAGATGCGGAAGTAACAACCCTTATTACGTTCAACAACGAATTATACGCAGGAGGGTACTTTACAAGAGCAGGAACCACCGACGTACTTCACATTGCAAAATGGAACGGTCTTGAGTGGCTTTCCGTAGGCGAAGGATTGAATGATGTCGTAACTTCTCTTATCGTGTTCCAAAATGAACTTTATGCGTGCGGAGAATTTACGATGTCGGGAACATCGGAAGTTTCACGCATTGCACGATGGGACGGAACATACTGGAATTCCGTTGGCGGAGGAATCAGCGGAGGAATTGTATCGCGAGCGAATGCGATGACCGTGTATGATAGTTGCCTCATCATTGGCGGCGATTTTACAAACGCAGGAGATACCCCGGTGAATAACATTGCGAAATGGAACGGAACGCAATGGACATCACTCGCAAACGGAGTTGACAATTACGTTTATGCGTTGGATTTGTTCGAGAACGAATTAGTTGCAGGCGGAAGATTTACTTCCGCAGGTGGAAATTTATGTTTCTTCGTTGCCAAATGGAATGGAACGGAATGGGCGTCATTGGGAACAGGAGTAAATAATGTTGTTCGTTCGTTATGTACATACAGAGGGAAATTATTTGTCGGTGGCGATTTTCTTTCCGCTGGCGGTACAACGGTGAATTATATTACACAATGGAATGGAACGACGTGGAATATTGTTGGTTCGGGAACGAATAATATTGTTACGGCTCTGTATGTTTCAAAAGACGAATTGTATGTTGGTGGCAATTTTACTTCTGCAGGAGGATTAACGGCAAACAATATTGCAAAATTATCATCACTCAGAAAATTCAGAACGTTTCATGCCGATAGTTTGCTTTCCGAAAAAGCAAAAAAAATTAAAGTGAAAAATGGATTTGCAATCGGATATCCGAATATCAGCACCGTTGCATCAAACGTATTTTTTCACGCAGGGAAAAAAGGAGCAACGATGTTAGGCATTCAACAAGATTCTTCGCATTTAGCAAAATTGTACGCATGGATGACGTTCAAAACTTCATCAAATCTCGGCAAGTTTTATACTGAGCGACATACTATGGAAGCGCGCCCGCTCGATTCGCTCTTCAAAGGAAAAAAGAAAAAAGAAATGTATGGCGCCATCAAGCCAAAACGCTCAACCCACAACAACATTGCGTGGGAACAAGGCGTCATCTTTAATCTGAATCTTCTTGCAAGCAAATACGGCGTACTTCCTACGGGTTTTGATTCGCTCATCATTGATTCCGCTACATCAATTGCAGGCTCAACTCTGAAAGGAATATCGCTTGCAAAAGTGGGAAAATATTACGACAGCATTATGACGTACTGGAAAAAATTCGGCGTTGATAATCCTGCAGCGTATGCATTGTTGCAAACGTTTGTTGATTCGCTCTTGCGTCCCATCAATGAAGGTTTTTACGCGCCTCTCGATACAAGCGCTCCCGATTACAATATTGATATCAATGAAATTGTTTTGCAAAAAAATTATTATGCCGTGTATTTGAAAGGTGTGAAAAATGCGGCTGATGTTGGCATTGTGAGAGAACCATTTCCCAAAACCGCACACGAATTTCTTCCGGCAAGCAATGAAAATCACGCGCCGCAAGAAATTGCTCTTTCACAAAATTTTCCGAATCCGTTTAATCCACAAACGACGATCCGCTTTACATTATCCACTACTGCCTTTGTTTCTCTCAAAGTGTATGACATTCTCGGAAGAGAAGTTGCCGTACTTTTCAACAACGAAGTAATGGAAGAAGGTGAACACGACGTTGATTTCGATGCGGAACATTTACCAAGCGGTATGTATTTGTATCGTTTGTTTATCAATAATTTTTCAGAAACAAAAAAATTCGTTTTGTTGAAATAA